In Rutidosis leptorrhynchoides isolate AG116_Rl617_1_P2 chromosome 2, CSIRO_AGI_Rlap_v1, whole genome shotgun sequence, one genomic interval encodes:
- the LOC139891577 gene encoding bidirectional sugar transporter SWEET4-like produces the protein MGSEEAVRTSLGVGGNITAVTLFLSTVPTFYKIWKKRSVEQYSPVPYLASFFNCSLWVLYGMPFVHPNSLLVVTTNGAGVAIEVVYLTIFLMYSDPRKRLKVALMVLVEILVLGGFVLFVLTLVHKIQKRSTIVGSISVAANILMYAAPLSIMKMVITTKSVEYMPFLLSMFCFLNGLCWFLYALFPFDPFIAVPNGIGALLGIMQLILYATFYKSTKRMLAARREKGEMGLAVMDSSNVHHSNSSNL, from the exons ATGGGTTCTGAAGAAGCTGTCCGTACATCACTCGGTGTAGGAG GAAACATCACTGCAGTCACATTATTCTTGTCAACAGT GCCAACGTTTTACAAAATATGGAAAAAGAGGAGTGTAGAGCAATATTCACCGGTACCATATTTGGCTTCATTTTTCAACTGTAGTTTATGGGTGTTATATGGAATGCCATTTGTACACCCAAATAGTTTGCTTGTGGTCACTACTAACGGAGCCGGGGTTGCAATCGAGGTGGTCTACTTGACCATCTTCCTCATGTACTCGGACCCACGAAAGAGGCTTAAGGTTGCATTGATGGTGCTAGTTGAGATTTTAGTACTCGGTGGATTCGTCTTATTTGTTCTAACTTTGGTTCACAAGATACAAAAGCGATCAACGATTGTTGGGAGCATAAGCGTTGCGGCTAACATCCTTATGTATGCTGCACCACTTTCGATCATG AAAATGGTGATCACTACGAAAAGCGTGGAGTATATGCCTTTTCTACTCTCGATGTTTTGCTTCTTAAACGGCCTTTGCTGGTTTTTATATGCACTTTTCCCATTCGATCCCTTCATTGCG GTGCCTAATGGGATTGGAGCACTTCTTGGTATTATGCAGTTGATTTTATATGCAACGTTTTATAAATCCACGAAGAGGATGTTAGCGGCAAGAAGAGAAAAGGGTGAGATGGGCTTGGCTGTAATGGACTCGTCAAATGTGCATCATAGCAATAGTTCTAACCTCTAA